One window of the Salvia splendens isolate huo1 chromosome 1, SspV2, whole genome shotgun sequence genome contains the following:
- the LOC121801403 gene encoding protein PHOSPHATE-INDUCED 1-like: MAFPTIFKLFAVIYLLNVCIASRATTNSLVEDIQTQLLKYHKGALLQGRISVNLIWYGKFTPSQRAIVADFITSLSPSSPSQSQPSVAAWWKITEKYYHLASSKKPSLSLYLNKQILDDSYSIGKSLTQNQLVDLASKGEQMNAINVVLTASDVAVDGFCQNRCGTHGSKSVAVKGKNQKFAYIWVGNSATQCAGYCAWPFHQPIYGPQTSPLIAPNNDVGVDGMVINLASLLAGTATNPFGNGFYQGTADAPLEAATACPGVYAKGAYPGYAGDLLVEKTSGASYNAHGANGRKYVLPAIYDPSTSKCSTLV, translated from the coding sequence ATGGCGTTTCCCACCATTTTCAAATTGTTTGCTGTTATCTATCTCTTGAATGTCTGCATTGCATCAAGAGCAACCACCAATTCTCTAGTTGAAGATATTCAAACTCAGCTGCTGAAATACCACAAAGGCGCTCTTCTACAAGGCAGAATCTCCGTTAACCTAATTTGGTACGGCAAATTCACGCCTTCTCAGCGCGCAATCGTCGCCGATTTCATCACCTCCCTCTCCCCATCCTCGCCGTCGCAATCGCAGCCCTCCGTCGCGGCGTGGTGGAAGATCACAGAGAAGTATTACCATCTCGCTTCATCCAAAAAGCcgtcactctctctctacctcaACAAGCAAATCCTCGACGATTCCTACTCGATCGGAAAATCTCTCACTCAGAACCAGCTCGTGGATCTGGCGTCCAAAGGCGAGCAGATGAACGCGATCAACGTCGTGCTAACGGCGTCAGACGTCGCCGTCGACGGTTTCTGCCAAAACCGCTGCGGTACTCACGGATCGAAATCAGTCGCCGTGAAGGGGAAAAATCAGAAATTCGCCTACATTTGGGTTGGGAACTCGGCGACTCAGTGCGCCGGCTACTGCGCCTGGCCGTTCCACCAGCCGATCTACGGTCCACAGACCTCGCCGTTGATTGCTCCGAACAACGACGTCGGCGTCGACGGAATGGTGATCAATTTGGCCTCGCTTTTGGCCGGAACCGCGACGAATCCGTTCGGAAACGGATTCTATCAAGGAACAGCCGATGCGCCGCTGGAAGCTGCGACGGCGTGCCCTGGGGTGTACGCTAAGGGAGCATACCCTGGCTATGCCGGAGATTTGCTGGTGGAGAAGACGAGTGGTGCAAGCTATAATGCGCATGGTGCTAACGGCAGGAAATACGTGCTTCCTGCGATTTATGATCCTTCCACCTCCAAATGCTCCACCTTGGTTTAA
- the LOC121801414 gene encoding protein PHOSPHATE-INDUCED 1-like, translated as MASSTIFNLLAIFSLLNACIASRATPNSLLEDVQTQLLKYHKGALLQGRISVNLIWYGQFTPSQRAIVADFITSLSPSSPSQSQPSVAAWWKITEKYYHLASSKKPSLSLYLNKQILDDSYSIGKSLTQNQLVDLASKGEQMNAINVVLTASDVAVDGFCQNRCGTHGSKSVAVKGKNQKFAYIWVGNSATQCAGYCAWPFHQPIYGPQTSPLIAPNNDVGVDGMVINLASLLAGTATNPFGNGFYQGTADAPLEAATACPGVYAKGAYPGYAGDLLVEKTSGASYNAHGANGRKYVLPAIYDPSTSKCSTLV; from the coding sequence ATGGCTTCTTCCACCATTTTCAATTTGCTagctattttctctctattgaaTGCCTGCATCGCATCAAGAGCAACCCCCAACTCTCTACTCGAAGATGTACAAACTCAGCTGCTGAAATACCACAAAGGCGCTCTTCTACAAGGCAGAATTTCCGTTAACCTAATTTGGTACGGCCAATTCACGCCTTCTCAGCGCGCAATCGTCGCCGATTTCATCACCTCCCTCTCCCCATCCTCGCCGTCGCAATCGCAGCCCTCCGTCGCGGCGTGGTGGAAGATCACAGAGAAGTATTACCATCTCGCTTCATCCAAAAAGCcgtcactctctctctacctcaACAAGCAAATCCTCGACGATTCCTACTCGATCGGAAAATCTCTCACTCAGAACCAGCTCGTGGATCTGGCGTCCAAAGGCGAGCAGATGAACGCGATCAACGTCGTGCTAACGGCGTCAGACGTCGCCGTCGACGGTTTCTGCCAAAACCGCTGTGGTACTCACGGATCGAAATCAGTCGCCGTGAAGGGGAAAAATCAGAAATTCGCCTACATTTGGGTTGGGAACTCGGCGACTCAGTGCGCCGGCTACTGCGCCTGGCCGTTCCACCAGCCGATCTACGGTCCACAGACCTCGCCGTTGATTGCTCCGAACAACGACGTCGGCGTCGACGGAATGGTGATCAATTTGGCCTCGCTTTTGGCCGGAACCGCGACGAATCCGTTCGGAAACGGATTCTATCAAGGAACCGCCGATGCCCCGCTGGAAGCTGCGACGGCGTGCCCTGGGGTGTACGCTAAGGGAGCATACCCTGGCTATGCCGGAGATTTGCTGGTGGAGAAGACGAGTGGTGCTAGCTATAATGCGCATGGTGCTAACGGCAGGAAGTATGTGCTTCCCGCGATCTATGATCCTTCAACTTCCAAATGTTCGACTTtggtttaa